Proteins encoded by one window of Lathyrus oleraceus cultivar Zhongwan6 chromosome 1, CAAS_Psat_ZW6_1.0, whole genome shotgun sequence:
- the LOC127081029 gene encoding 50S ribosomal protein L34, chloroplastic, producing the protein MASFSVSPLLSITLRAPSLTASKPSSLSLNSSNLRSPLLHCSFASTHSSLSFHSSSFSGLSLGLSLTSNVGSRRQSGRGLVIVAAGRTALNLTKRSRSRKSLARVHGFRIRMRTTSGRALLKRRRAKGRKILCTKTHSNSGK; encoded by the exons ATGGCTTCGTTTTCGGTTTCTCCTCTGTTATCCATCACACTCAGAGCACCATCTCTCACCGCCTCAAAACCGTCTTCACTCTCTCTCAATTCCTCCAACCTTCGTTCTCCATTGCTTCATTGCTCATTCGCTTCCACGCATTCCTCTCTCTCTTTCCACTCTTCCTCCTTTTCAG GTTTGTCATTGGGATTAAGTTTGACATCGAATGTTGGATCTAGAAGACAAAGCGGTCGCGGCTTGGTTATTGTAGCAGCAGGAAGGACTGCTCTTAATCTAACCAAGAGAAGTAGATCACGAAAATCATTGGCACGCGTTCATGGTTTCCGCATACGAATGAGGACAACAAGTGGAAGAGCTCTCTTAAAGCGACGACGTGCCAAGGGACGAAAAATCCTTTGTACTAAGACCCATTCAAATAGTGGCAAATAG